A genome region from Alistipes dispar includes the following:
- a CDS encoding DUF456 domain-containing protein: MDITLSILAFVFTITGIVGCIVPALPGVVLSYAGLVCAYLTSYSTIGGAALWTWLAITVAVSVIDYFLPAWMTRRFGGSRAGAIGATVGVFAGFFLFPPLGIVLGPFFGAVLGELLHDKSDPGKALLVGIGSFLSFIVGTGIKLVAAVGMLLHVTADTYPVLREWAAGLF, translated from the coding sequence ATGGACATCACCCTCTCGATACTGGCCTTCGTCTTCACGATCACAGGTATCGTCGGTTGCATCGTTCCGGCGCTGCCCGGCGTCGTGCTGAGCTATGCGGGGCTGGTGTGCGCCTACTTGACCTCCTACTCGACGATCGGCGGCGCAGCGCTCTGGACCTGGCTGGCGATCACCGTCGCAGTGAGCGTCATCGACTATTTTCTGCCCGCATGGATGACCCGGCGGTTCGGCGGCTCGCGCGCCGGAGCCATAGGCGCCACGGTGGGCGTCTTCGCCGGGTTCTTCCTCTTCCCTCCGCTGGGCATCGTCCTCGGTCCCTTCTTCGGGGCCGTGCTGGGCGAACTGCTCCACGACAAGAGCGACCCGGGCAAGGCGCTGCTCGTGGGCATCGGCTCGTTCCTCTCGTTCATCGTCGGCACGGGCATCAAACTCGTCGCCGCCGTAGGGATGCTCCTGCATGTCACCGCCGACACCTACCCCGTACTCCGGGAGTGGGCCGCAGGACTTTTCTGA
- the panD gene encoding aspartate 1-decarboxylase translates to MKFQIEVIKSKIHRVTVTQANLNYVGSITIDEELLDAANMIEGEKVQIMDINNGERFETYIIKGERGSGAICLNGAAARKVQVGDVVIIASYALMDFEDAKAFRPWIVFPDTETNRLIR, encoded by the coding sequence ATGAAATTCCAGATCGAAGTCATCAAGTCGAAGATTCACCGCGTGACCGTCACGCAGGCCAATCTGAATTACGTGGGCAGCATCACCATCGACGAGGAGCTGCTCGACGCCGCCAACATGATCGAGGGCGAGAAGGTTCAGATCATGGACATCAACAACGGGGAGCGTTTCGAGACCTACATCATCAAGGGCGAACGCGGCAGCGGCGCGATCTGCCTCAACGGCGCGGCCGCCCGCAAGGTGCAGGTGGGCGACGTGGTAATCATCGCCTCCTACGCGCTGATGGATTTCGAGGACGCCAAAGCGTTCCGGCCCTGGATCGTCTTCCCCGACACGGAGACCAACCGGCTCATCCGGTAG
- the panC gene encoding pantoate--beta-alanine ligase, with product MKVLTSVKELRAELDRTERSGIGFVPTMGALHAGHRSLVERARRENRTVVVSVFVNPTQFNDKNDLKHYPRTPEADERLLAEAGADFVLMPPVEEIYPEPDTRVFDFGQVDKVMEGATRPGHFNGVAQVVSRLFDIVRPARAYFGEKDFQQIAVIRAMVRQLALPVEIVECPIVRGEDGLALSSRNTLLDAAHRAAAPHIYATLRAAAERSHAMTPAELKAWVVAEVERNPLLKVIYYQSVDALTMQEVAAWSDAGRIQGCIAVQAGAIRLIDNIRIR from the coding sequence ATGAAAGTACTGACAAGCGTCAAGGAGCTCCGTGCCGAACTGGACCGGACGGAGCGGTCGGGCATCGGCTTCGTGCCGACGATGGGCGCCCTGCACGCGGGACACCGCTCGCTCGTCGAACGCGCCCGGCGGGAGAACCGGACCGTCGTGGTGAGCGTCTTCGTGAACCCCACGCAATTCAACGACAAGAACGACCTGAAGCACTACCCCCGCACGCCGGAGGCCGACGAGCGGCTGCTCGCGGAAGCCGGAGCGGACTTCGTGCTCATGCCGCCGGTCGAAGAGATCTACCCCGAACCCGACACCCGGGTATTCGACTTCGGGCAGGTGGACAAGGTGATGGAGGGCGCGACGCGGCCGGGCCATTTCAACGGCGTGGCACAGGTCGTGAGCCGCCTGTTCGACATCGTGCGCCCGGCGCGCGCCTACTTCGGAGAGAAGGACTTCCAGCAGATCGCCGTCATCCGAGCGATGGTGCGCCAACTGGCGCTGCCGGTCGAAATCGTCGAGTGTCCGATCGTCCGCGGCGAGGACGGACTGGCCCTCTCGTCGCGCAACACGCTGCTCGACGCCGCACACCGCGCCGCCGCGCCGCACATCTACGCCACGCTGCGCGCCGCCGCCGAACGGTCGCACGCAATGACGCCCGCCGAACTGAAGGCGTGGGTCGTGGCCGAAGTGGAGCGCAACCCGCTGCTGAAGGTGATCTACTACCAGTCGGTCGATGCGCTGACGATGCAGGAGGTCGCCGCATGGAGCGACGCCGGGCGCATCCAGGGCTGCATCGCCGTGCAGGCCGGAGCGATTCGTCTAATCGATAACATCCGCATCCGATAA
- a CDS encoding 3-keto-disaccharide hydrolase: MNMKAYLKGALAVLACTAGIAAHAQKNYPRQEPMTPGMSEYWTPQPAVVAPGDSRTNGAPSDAVVLFDGSDLSAWTSAGGGPAEWPVHDGVFTVDKSKGDILTKRSFENFQLHLEWCVPEGISGESQSRGNSGVFLQDKYEIQILDGYRNETYVNGQVGSVYKQTPPLVNAMRRPGEWNVFDIIYSAPVFKEDGSYRIPPHVTVILNGVVLQNNTTILGTTEYVGFPRVVKHGAGPLRLQSHGDPSEPISFRNIWIREL, encoded by the coding sequence ATGAACATGAAAGCTTACCTGAAAGGCGCTCTGGCCGTGCTGGCATGTACGGCGGGCATCGCGGCCCATGCGCAGAAAAACTATCCCCGGCAGGAGCCGATGACACCCGGCATGTCCGAATACTGGACGCCGCAGCCCGCGGTGGTCGCCCCGGGCGACAGCCGGACGAACGGCGCCCCGTCCGACGCCGTCGTGCTTTTCGACGGCAGCGACCTGTCGGCCTGGACGTCGGCCGGCGGCGGTCCGGCCGAGTGGCCCGTGCACGACGGGGTCTTCACGGTCGATAAGTCGAAGGGCGACATCCTGACGAAGCGGAGTTTCGAGAACTTCCAGCTCCACCTCGAGTGGTGCGTTCCGGAGGGCATCTCCGGCGAGAGCCAGTCGCGCGGCAACAGTGGCGTTTTTCTTCAGGACAAGTACGAAATCCAGATTCTCGACGGTTACCGCAACGAAACCTACGTGAACGGGCAGGTCGGCAGCGTCTATAAGCAGACGCCCCCGCTGGTGAACGCCATGCGCCGCCCGGGCGAGTGGAACGTCTTCGACATCATCTACTCCGCTCCGGTCTTCAAGGAGGACGGCTCCTACCGTATTCCGCCGCACGTGACGGTGATTCTCAACGGCGTGGTGCTACAGAACAATACGACGATCCTCGGAACCACGGAGTACGTCGGATTCCCGCGCGTGGTGAAGCACGGCGCCGGACCGCTCCGCCTGCAGTCGCACGGCGACCCGAGCGAGCCGATCAGTTTCCGCAACATCTGGATCCGGGAGCTGTAA
- a CDS encoding dipeptidyl-peptidase 3 family protein translates to MKRPFTNATMTLALPLLASCGAPAADDRPWIVDRFDDIKVIRYEVPGFENLPLEQKELVYYLSEAAKCGRDILYDQNCPANLPVRRTLEVIYENYRGDRTTPEWKALEKYLKKVWFANGIHHHYSNDKFTPEFTEGYLLDAIETIPEEKFGSLNALRGEVCRAIFDPAVYPTKLNQRAGDDLLLTSSSNYYDGVSQAEAERFYAEMAAAAAGDPEPVSYGLNSQLTKDPATGRLHERTWRVGGMYSPAIERIVYWLEKAASVAREPQKTNIETLVAYYRSGDLKEFDRYNIGWVKDTVSNVDFVNGFIEDYGDPLGRKASWEANVNFMDSAACRRTEIISANAQWFEDHSPVDPAFRKAKVKGVSAKVITVAMLGGDCFPSTPIGINLPNADWIRKEYGSKSVTIDNITYAYDRAAHGNGFNEEFVLRADDRERMDRYGKLADDLHTDLHECLGHGSGQLAPGVRGGELRSYTSTLEEARADLFGLYYLGDGKMVELGLVPSFDVAKAGYAKYILNGLMTQLARIEPGKNVEEAHMRNRKLVAEWCYEHGRADNVIEWVRQDGKTYVVVNDFVRLRALFGELLGEIQRIKSEGDYEAGRDLVERYAVRVDPALHEEVRSRYYGLGIEPYGGFVNPEYELVERDGRVTDVRISYPADYVEQMLGYSRDYSFLPDVN, encoded by the coding sequence ATGAAACGACCCTTTACGAACGCAACCATGACTCTCGCATTGCCTCTTCTCGCTTCGTGCGGCGCGCCCGCCGCGGACGACCGGCCCTGGATCGTCGATCGCTTCGACGACATCAAGGTGATCCGCTACGAAGTCCCCGGATTCGAAAATCTCCCGCTGGAGCAGAAGGAACTCGTCTATTACCTGTCCGAGGCGGCCAAGTGCGGCCGCGACATCCTCTACGACCAGAACTGTCCGGCGAACCTGCCGGTGCGCCGGACGCTGGAGGTCATCTACGAAAACTACCGCGGCGACCGCACGACGCCCGAGTGGAAGGCGCTCGAGAAGTACCTCAAGAAAGTGTGGTTCGCCAACGGCATCCACCATCACTATTCGAACGACAAGTTCACGCCCGAATTCACCGAAGGGTATCTGCTCGACGCGATCGAGACCATCCCCGAGGAGAAGTTCGGGTCGCTGAACGCCTTGCGGGGCGAGGTCTGCCGTGCCATTTTCGACCCGGCGGTCTATCCCACGAAGCTCAACCAGCGCGCGGGCGACGACCTGCTGCTCACTTCGTCGAGCAACTACTACGACGGCGTGAGCCAGGCCGAGGCCGAGCGGTTCTACGCCGAGATGGCCGCTGCCGCGGCGGGCGATCCCGAGCCGGTCTCCTATGGCCTGAACTCGCAGTTGACGAAAGACCCCGCCACGGGCCGTCTCCACGAGCGCACGTGGCGCGTCGGCGGCATGTATTCGCCCGCGATCGAGCGGATCGTCTATTGGCTCGAGAAGGCCGCCTCGGTGGCCAGGGAGCCGCAGAAGACCAATATCGAAACGCTCGTCGCCTATTACAGAAGCGGCGATCTGAAGGAGTTCGACCGCTACAACATCGGCTGGGTGAAGGATACCGTGTCGAACGTCGATTTCGTGAACGGCTTCATCGAGGACTACGGCGATCCGCTGGGCCGCAAGGCGTCGTGGGAGGCCAACGTCAATTTCATGGATTCGGCCGCCTGCCGCCGCACGGAGATCATTTCCGCCAACGCCCAGTGGTTCGAGGACCATTCGCCCGTCGATCCGGCCTTCCGCAAGGCGAAGGTGAAAGGCGTCTCGGCCAAGGTCATCACCGTGGCGATGCTGGGCGGCGACTGCTTCCCCTCGACGCCCATCGGCATCAACCTCCCGAACGCCGACTGGATCCGCAAGGAGTACGGTTCGAAGTCGGTGACGATCGACAACATCACCTATGCCTACGACCGCGCCGCGCACGGTAACGGCTTCAACGAAGAGTTCGTGCTGCGTGCCGACGACCGCGAGCGGATGGACCGCTACGGCAAGCTGGCCGACGACCTGCACACCGACCTGCACGAGTGTCTGGGTCACGGTTCGGGCCAACTGGCGCCGGGAGTGCGCGGCGGCGAGCTGCGCAGCTACACCTCGACGCTCGAGGAGGCGCGCGCCGACCTGTTCGGACTTTACTACCTCGGCGACGGAAAGATGGTCGAGCTGGGGCTCGTGCCGTCGTTCGACGTGGCGAAGGCGGGCTATGCCAAATACATTCTCAACGGTCTGATGACCCAATTGGCGCGTATCGAGCCGGGCAAGAACGTCGAGGAGGCGCACATGCGCAACCGCAAGCTGGTCGCCGAGTGGTGCTACGAGCACGGCCGGGCCGACAACGTGATCGAGTGGGTCCGGCAGGACGGGAAGACCTATGTCGTGGTGAACGACTTCGTCCGTCTGCGCGCGCTCTTCGGCGAGCTGCTGGGCGAGATCCAGCGCATCAAGTCCGAGGGCGACTACGAGGCGGGGCGCGACCTGGTCGAGCGCTATGCCGTCCGGGTCGATCCCGCGCTGCACGAGGAGGTCCGCAGCCGCTACTACGGGCTGGGGATCGAGCCTTACGGCGGATTCGTCAATCCCGAATACGAACTGGTCGAGCGCGACGGCCGGGTGACGGACGTGCGTATCTCCTATCCGGCGGATTACGTGGAGCAGATGCTCGGCTATTCGCGCGACTACTCGTTCCTGCCCGACGTGAATTAG
- a CDS encoding GNAT family N-acetyltransferase yields MELTIREERPDDCRTVGELVEAAFRPLVFSDHTEHLLVARLRRSEAFVPGLSLVAEAEGRLVGHVLLTRLEVVAEDRSAATVLGVAPLSVLPGLQNRGIGSALLREAHRRAVRAGFGAALLVGHADYYPRFGYVPASRFGIRFPFDAPDACCLAAELVPGSLGGVHGTVRYPAAFFGETPEA; encoded by the coding sequence ATGGAACTGACGATAAGGGAGGAGCGGCCGGACGATTGCCGGACGGTCGGGGAGCTGGTCGAGGCGGCGTTCCGGCCGCTGGTGTTCAGCGACCATACGGAACACCTGCTGGTGGCGCGCCTGCGCCGTTCGGAGGCGTTCGTCCCCGGATTGTCGCTCGTGGCCGAGGCGGAGGGCCGCCTCGTGGGGCACGTGCTGCTGACCCGGCTGGAGGTCGTCGCGGAGGACCGGAGTGCCGCGACCGTGCTGGGCGTCGCTCCGCTGTCGGTGCTTCCCGGGCTGCAAAACCGCGGCATCGGGTCGGCATTGCTGCGCGAAGCGCACCGGAGGGCCGTCCGTGCGGGGTTCGGGGCGGCGCTGCTGGTGGGCCATGCGGACTATTACCCGCGTTTCGGCTATGTTCCCGCGAGCCGTTTCGGCATCCGTTTCCCGTTCGATGCGCCCGATGCCTGCTGCCTGGCGGCGGAACTGGTTCCGGGCAGCCTCGGGGGCGTGCACGGCACGGTCCGCTATCCGGCCGCGTTCTTCGGGGAGACGCCGGAAGCATGA
- the rd gene encoding rubredoxin has product MKKYRCTVCEWIYDPAVGDPDGGIAPGTAFEEIPEDWVCPLCGVGKDQFEEVVE; this is encoded by the coding sequence ATGAAAAAGTATCGTTGCACGGTATGCGAGTGGATTTACGATCCCGCAGTAGGCGATCCCGACGGAGGCATCGCTCCCGGAACCGCTTTCGAGGAGATTCCCGAGGATTGGGTATGCCCGCTCTGCGGCGTCGGCAAGGACCAATTCGAAGAGGTCGTGGAGTAA
- a CDS encoding PH domain-containing protein has translation MQSVYKYRFSRTTLYWTVVYLAAFGLLGWLLYHLYEGGYLSAWFTSFIVALVALMALSIPRRIVVTDDRVEVRCLLDITEIRRDEIASVRRVEPRRMKWFVPIFGGFGFFGYYGHFLDLRRFDRVKLYASEWKNFVEITDIYEDRLFVSCTEADRLVAELTPPGGNRPDEEEEDDEEEAEEAEEAAASRPK, from the coding sequence ATGCAGAGCGTCTATAAATACCGTTTCAGCCGCACGACCCTCTATTGGACGGTCGTCTATCTGGCCGCATTCGGGCTGCTGGGCTGGCTGCTCTACCACCTCTACGAAGGCGGATACCTCTCGGCGTGGTTCACCTCGTTCATCGTGGCGCTCGTAGCGCTCATGGCGCTGTCGATCCCCCGGCGGATCGTCGTGACCGACGACCGGGTGGAGGTCCGCTGCCTGCTGGACATCACCGAAATCCGCCGCGACGAGATCGCCTCGGTGCGGCGCGTGGAGCCCCGGCGCATGAAGTGGTTCGTACCGATATTCGGAGGATTCGGATTTTTCGGCTACTACGGCCACTTCCTCGACCTGCGCCGCTTCGACCGCGTGAAACTCTACGCCTCGGAGTGGAAAAATTTCGTGGAGATCACCGACATTTACGAAGACCGGCTCTTCGTCTCGTGCACGGAAGCGGACCGCCTCGTGGCGGAGCTGACGCCGCCCGGAGGCAACCGTCCGGACGAAGAGGAGGAGGACGACGAAGAAGAGGCGGAAGAGGCGGAAGAGGCGGCTGCCTCCCGTCCGAAATAG
- the ispD gene encoding 2-C-methyl-D-erythritol 4-phosphate cytidylyltransferase has protein sequence MARTGAIIVAGGSGTRCGGALPKQFALLGGMPVLARTINAVAAALPGAEIVAVLPERHADFWKNLAARFEVAPHTIVTGGAERFDSVRRGLAALRTDPELIAVQDGVRPLVSAELIRRVAEAAERYGAAIPVVEAVDSLREVEEQRTETEGIAASHVADRRRFRIVQTPQIFRADLLRGAYGAEYRAEFTDDASVVEAAGHGVFLARGERGNLKITTAEDFILAEALLAAREEGAERE, from the coding sequence ATGGCACGCACGGGAGCAATCATCGTGGCCGGAGGCAGCGGGACACGCTGCGGAGGCGCCCTGCCCAAACAGTTCGCGCTGCTGGGCGGCATGCCGGTACTGGCACGCACGATCAACGCCGTGGCCGCGGCGCTGCCCGGCGCGGAAATCGTCGCCGTGCTGCCCGAACGTCATGCGGATTTCTGGAAAAACCTCGCGGCGCGCTTCGAAGTGGCCCCGCACACGATCGTCACCGGAGGCGCCGAGCGGTTCGATTCGGTGCGGCGCGGACTGGCGGCGCTCCGCACCGACCCGGAGCTGATCGCCGTACAGGACGGCGTGCGGCCGCTCGTGTCGGCGGAGCTGATCCGCCGCGTGGCGGAGGCTGCGGAGCGGTACGGAGCGGCGATTCCGGTCGTCGAAGCGGTCGATTCGCTGCGCGAAGTGGAGGAGCAGCGGACGGAAACGGAGGGAATCGCGGCATCGCACGTAGCGGACCGCCGCCGGTTCCGGATCGTGCAGACTCCGCAGATTTTCCGCGCCGACCTTCTGCGCGGAGCCTACGGAGCGGAGTACCGCGCGGAATTCACGGACGACGCCTCGGTGGTGGAGGCCGCGGGACACGGCGTGTTCCTCGCCCGGGGCGAACGCGGCAACCTCAAGATCACGACGGCGGAGGATTTCATCCTCGCCGAAGCCCTGCTCGCAGCCCGGGAAGAGGGCGCGGAGAGGGAGTGA
- a CDS encoding peptidoglycan DD-metalloendopeptidase family protein gives MGYLRITICALLLAAAGACGRNGSAEAETDAEAAQEESAPQNLLYGIDAEEYRTETGEVGSGETLGKILGSYGVPARTIDLLDRKSKDVFPLRSIRAGQKYTTFIHEDSLYAPHLDYLAYEISTTEYVVFGFHDNDSVSVRKDSKPYTLRRTKKSAVINSSLWGAIMEHDLPYALAAEMEDIYQWTVDFFGIQKGDSFTVIYDERFIDDTVSAGIGRVWGAKFTQSGKEYYAIPFRQGGKIQYWEADGGSLRKQLLKAPLKYTRISSRFTYARKHPIYKVYRPHTGVDYAAPKGTPVHAVADGVVTFRGWGGGGGNTLKIKHPGNLVTGYLHLSGYAKGIRQGTHVSQGQLIGYVGSTGASTGPHLDYRIWKNGKPIDPLKVPQEPAEPISKQNRPLFEFVRDRITAELNGEVKPEERITQLDSLTLPGTAAPAQAENGDKE, from the coding sequence ATGGGATATTTGCGAATCACGATCTGCGCCCTGCTGCTGGCTGCGGCGGGCGCCTGCGGCCGGAACGGATCGGCCGAAGCGGAAACGGACGCGGAAGCCGCGCAGGAGGAGTCCGCCCCCCAAAACCTGCTCTACGGCATCGACGCCGAAGAATACCGCACCGAAACGGGCGAAGTGGGTTCGGGAGAGACGCTGGGGAAAATCCTGGGAAGCTACGGCGTTCCGGCCCGCACGATCGACCTGCTGGACAGGAAGTCGAAGGATGTCTTCCCGCTGCGCAGCATCCGGGCCGGACAGAAATACACGACCTTCATCCACGAGGATTCGCTCTACGCCCCGCACCTGGACTACCTCGCCTACGAAATATCCACGACGGAGTACGTCGTCTTCGGGTTCCACGACAACGATTCGGTCTCCGTGCGCAAGGATTCGAAACCCTACACGCTGCGGCGCACCAAGAAGAGCGCCGTCATCAACTCCTCGCTCTGGGGCGCGATCATGGAACACGACCTCCCCTACGCGCTGGCCGCGGAGATGGAGGACATCTACCAGTGGACGGTGGATTTCTTCGGCATCCAGAAAGGCGACTCGTTCACGGTGATCTACGACGAGCGGTTCATCGACGACACGGTTTCGGCCGGCATCGGCCGCGTATGGGGGGCGAAATTCACGCAGAGCGGCAAGGAGTACTACGCCATCCCCTTCCGGCAGGGCGGCAAGATCCAATACTGGGAGGCCGACGGCGGCAGCCTGCGCAAGCAACTGCTCAAAGCGCCGCTCAAGTACACGCGCATCAGCTCGCGCTTCACCTACGCGCGCAAGCACCCGATATACAAGGTTTACCGACCGCATACGGGCGTGGACTACGCCGCGCCGAAAGGAACGCCCGTACACGCCGTGGCCGACGGCGTGGTCACCTTCCGCGGCTGGGGCGGAGGCGGAGGCAACACGCTCAAGATCAAGCATCCGGGAAATCTCGTGACGGGTTATCTGCACCTGAGCGGCTACGCCAAGGGCATCCGGCAGGGGACGCACGTATCGCAGGGACAGCTCATCGGATACGTCGGTTCGACCGGCGCCTCGACAGGCCCGCACCTCGACTACCGCATCTGGAAGAACGGCAAGCCGATCGACCCGCTGAAGGTCCCGCAGGAGCCGGCCGAGCCGATCTCGAAACAGAACCGGCCGCTGTTCGAATTCGTGCGCGACCGCATCACGGCCGAGCTGAACGGCGAGGTGAAACCCGAGGAGCGGATCACGCAGCTCGACTCGCTGACGCTGCCCGGAACGGCCGCCCCGGCGCAGGCGGAAAACGGCGACAAAGAATAA
- the lpxK gene encoding tetraacyldisaccharide 4'-kinase — protein sequence MLKCLLAPVAVLYKAGVTLRHRLFDWGLLKSEKFDIPVVCIGNITVGGTGKTPMAEMVVGYMSQTHRVALLSRGYGRRTKGYREVSCDSHYRDVGDEPLQIKLKFPETVVAVCEKRAEGIRRIRAEHPGVDLIVMDDGFQHRYVEPKVNIVMIDATRPVQHDRMLPLGTLRDLPEQLHRAHYFIVTKCPERMAPIDRRILRKVLIQVAYQRVYFTRFESFMPQPLYAGEAAPEPLTHGRQVIALSGIGNPKPFLQSLRERYEVVAEMTLDDHHVYKVRDMHALEALLSEHPGAVIVTTEKDAVKMTRREKVPEAVRRTLYYQPINISFIEDSATDFLQKLEEDVRGN from the coding sequence ATGCTGAAATGCCTGCTCGCGCCTGTGGCCGTCCTCTATAAAGCGGGGGTGACGTTGCGTCACCGCCTCTTCGACTGGGGCCTTCTCAAGAGCGAGAAGTTCGATATTCCGGTCGTCTGCATCGGCAATATCACCGTCGGCGGCACGGGCAAGACTCCGATGGCCGAGATGGTCGTGGGCTACATGTCCCAGACGCACCGCGTGGCGCTGCTCTCGCGCGGCTACGGCCGCCGCACGAAGGGCTACCGGGAGGTGAGCTGCGATTCGCACTACCGCGACGTGGGCGACGAGCCGTTGCAGATCAAGCTCAAGTTTCCCGAGACGGTGGTGGCCGTCTGCGAGAAGCGGGCCGAGGGCATCCGCCGCATCCGAGCCGAACACCCCGGGGTGGACCTCATCGTCATGGACGACGGCTTCCAGCACCGCTACGTGGAGCCGAAGGTCAATATCGTGATGATCGACGCCACGCGGCCCGTGCAGCACGACCGCATGCTGCCGCTGGGGACGCTGCGCGATCTGCCCGAACAACTACACCGTGCGCACTACTTCATCGTCACGAAGTGCCCCGAGCGGATGGCGCCGATCGACCGCCGCATCCTGCGCAAGGTCCTGATCCAAGTGGCCTACCAGCGGGTCTATTTCACCCGTTTCGAGAGTTTCATGCCTCAGCCGCTCTATGCCGGCGAGGCCGCTCCGGAGCCGCTGACGCACGGCCGGCAGGTCATCGCCCTCTCGGGCATCGGCAATCCGAAGCCCTTTTTGCAGTCGCTCCGCGAGCGCTACGAGGTCGTGGCCGAGATGACGCTCGACGATCACCACGTCTATAAGGTCCGCGACATGCATGCGCTCGAGGCGCTGCTGTCCGAGCATCCGGGCGCGGTGATCGTGACGACCGAGAAGGACGCCGTGAAGATGACCCGCCGGGAGAAGGTCCCCGAGGCGGTCCGCCGCACGCTCTATTACCAACCGATCAATATTTCGTTCATAGAGGATTCGGCAACGGATTTTCTGCAAAAACTGGAAGAAGATGTTAGAGGAAATTAA